The genomic segment gtatctctaatcgaaagagttttagtagaacgtactggacccgttttttcacgcaaaaggttacgtttcagtgttcgacttgcagtaaacggttttcgttgccaaatcgttttatcttttgcaaccagaacatcactttagaaagaactttcttgaaaatcgtcaaaatctttattactactatcgtcgccgtcggtatcgatttcaatcctattattgatatcagtaaaaacgtcctctatgtcagaagcttcatctccatccggtttgctttACGAAACATAGTCCTtatctgattcctggttttcgatatttttgtctacttcctcatctatatcgtctataaattgttgcaagtacgtctgttgcttttcatacgtcattctaaaactgaatgatctatgtataaaacattgtaaaaataaacagtaataacttaccttctaaattcgctagcactcacttctcttctttccattattacaagtaattacaacataaaacacgcatatagtcacaaaaataataacttgtaagcacagttaaataaacactgatagTAGTGGTGGGTAGTAGTGGTGGGTAGTTCCGGAACGAACTAGTTCCTGGAACTAGTTCACTTTATATTATAAATGAAATAGTTCCGAAAATTAAATGGAACTAGTTCCGAGGAACTATTAACGTCACTGCTGATTTTATACTTGATACCGTCATTTATGCGAACTGCTAAGTATTTCTTCGATTGACGAAAACGAAAAACGAACTAGTTCCGATTCCGAGCCGATGAACTAAGATAGTTCCGAGGAACCGTATGATGAATCGTGATCGGTTCGATATGCTAGGCTGGATCGTTGGCTGTCAGCTTCAGCTTGTTGTAGGTAcatacgtatatacatatatactgtGCTTcgattaatttattataattgtcTGTTTGTAGTAGTCGTGTCTCGTAGAGAAGAAAAAAGGTTGAAACAATTTGGCTGTATTATTGAGTAATTATGGCGGCTATTCCAAAAATACTTTGATGATGATATTTGAGTAGTAATAAATTCACAAATTGATGAATGAACATAACATTTAATACAAtacataaaagtaatattttttaaccttttataaaaaaatataaaaaattatctaTTAAGGAAACGTAATTCTAAATtcactaaaaaacaaaaaaacaattatattcgtaaaacaaatcttaataaaataaaacttaaagtCTAGAAGCAAAGTTACATAAAGTTATAAATTATGATTTAAAAACATGATTTCTCTAACTTTTTTTGAAGTTATCCTATTTCTCCGTTCGGTTATTACATAGCCAGATTTAGAAAAAATGCGTTCCGAGGGCACAGAAGTTGCTACTAAACACAATCTTCTTTTCACTAAGTGAAATAATCTTGGATATATATTGCTTCGCTCATTCCACCACTTAAGAGGATCCATTGTTCGAAGAAGCAAAGGCTCCTTCAAATATCTATCCAATTCAATTATGGCAGCTGCTTGAGGATTATAATCATAGGCACAAACAGTTTTTACCTCCTCATCAAAATCATCCCAGAAATCTTTGTTTGCAACAATAGGTTGAGAATTCTGTGATGTTGATGGTATTTGATTTTGATTGTCTATTTCATCAGAAATTCTAAAagattgcaatttttttttcataatttcacAGGCACGTTTAAATTTAACCTCATCCACAAATCCGTACTTCTTAAACCGTGGGTCCAAAATTGTGCTTTGACAGTATATTTCATtatcttcaatatttttaaaccTTTCGTTGAGTCCACTTTTCAGTTTCAGTATCATTTGCTTAATTTGTTCAGATTCATTATCAACGGAGAGTGAATTCATTTTTTTTCTCATCATTTTTACTATCGGAATAATTTTTGAAATAGTAACATATTTCTCAGCACTAATCTCTGTTGTCACgtccaaatatatttttaatatggcTATAACTTTCTCTATTGTGTACCAATCATCGGCAGACAAAGTATAATCTGTTCCTAAAACGGCTAATGCACTTATAACtgcattttttatttcaaaaatgcgAGAGAACATTTCATACAAACTATTCCATCTTGTGCATACTTCCTGCTTTAATTTTAGTTTTGGGAGATCCATTTGTTCTTGAAAAACTTGTAACTGTGATGTTGCAACAGTACTCTTTTTAAAGTAAGTAACTATAGATTTAACTTTATCAACAGTCTCCGATATTTCTGTCACAGCATTCTTTACAATTAGATTTAGCGTATGGGCAAAACAAGGAATATGTTGCCAATTGCAAAGTTTGACAGCTAAAGTCACATTTGCAGCATTATCAGTTGTACAAGCTGCTACGTTATCTTCGAGGCCATAATTTCCGACTATCTCCTTCAAATGGCGAGAATAATTCTCCCCTGTATGTCTATCTTCCATTTTGATGCACTCCAGCAAAACCGATGTTAATTGCAAATTGTTTTCAAAGAAGTGCGCAGTTACGGAAAGGTAAGACTCAGTTGTAGACGAAGTCCAAGTATCAGTCGTCAAACAAACagcattaatattttttaatttttgcttaaCTTTTTCAAGTTCCGATTGGTACAACTGTGAAAGCAAATTATTTGACAGCGTTTTTCTAGTTGGAAGAGAATAGCCTGGATTTAACATggaaacaaattttttaaattccacATCGTCAACAAGAGAAAAAGGTTGATATTCTTTGACAACCATCCTTAAGAGTTGGATGTCAAAGGATCTCGATTTTTTAGATGAAATTGGTTTTGACACATATTCTTCCAACTTCGATTGAGTGtctttttttattggttttttaactggATTGGAAGGGCCAGGCATTTCCTCTGTTGATTCTGCGATAATTTCATCCTGAATATCATCCCGAATTTCTTGGACGACAACGCTACTTTTTCTTTCAATTAACAAATTTACTGTGGGATGTTTACGACCAAGATGCCTTTTCAAATTTCCCATAGATCCGCCTGTAGTTTTTATTATTGAAGAACAGTACTTACATTTAGCAACACCTTTACTATTCACCTCATCAAAATGTTCCCACATATCACTTACTTTTCTTCGTGGCAAAggcattttataatatatttatcaaaccgtaaaaataagaatacaaaaacGAATAACTGTAGGTTACGTCAAATGCGGAAAAATAAAAATGGGAATGTGTCGAATGTGAAACCAAACCAACATCAAAATAAATTGAGTGTTAGCTATTCCTTAGTCAGCGCGATGCATTTTTCTTAATCTCTTACACCCAACgatataattaaattttacgaCTTCCTGTCATCGCTGTCGAAAAAAATTGCTATGTAAGTAAAATGATTACAATGTTTTAACATTGCaaagattttgtttataaataaacctttgaagaacaaaaaattcTTAGAGAGATAATAAATAAATGACAAATCAACAATCAtagaaaaataataggattttgaTTTAAAATGCAGCAAAATATGTTTAGACAAAGCAAAAAGCCCGGGTTCGTTAGGAAAAATATTCCTATGAGATTTTTTTCTTCATAAACACATTCATGAGATACCTCAGAATAGGTTCAAAAGGTCGCCTATATGAAAAATGTcctattttatttaaacaacATTCTACAGGTAAATTTCAGAAAAATATACTTAATCGTCATTTACGTATTTTCGTTCCCTTAAATAATCTAAATTCATACATATTTCCATTCCTCGTTTACGTATTCAATTTTACAGATCTATTCCGATTTTCTAGTCAGTAGTGTGTGTTAAATCTCCTTATTTTTAGATGACGGCCACTTCGTTATTTTCGTGaatagaaataattatttaaaccaaTACCTTCGAATTTAGTTTCCTATCGTTTaccatattttacttttattttatttgtgatgTCGAATATCGAACCTATTTCTAAACACTCTATCCGATTCATATCAAGATTAATCATACCGATCTGATCGCAAAGTTAGTTATAGTTCCAAAGAACTAGTTCCAAAGAACTAGTTCCAGGAACTAGTTCCTTTTTAGGAACTAGATCCAAGGAACTAGTTCCTAGAAAGGAACTATGAAGCCCACCACTAactgatagcaaacaaagaaaaatcccaattgtctgttattttcggaatgtacaagcgaagtttaccgaaacaatgccgggtacctgggtagcacgggtatagactcccgtatcaggtacttgggtattgacataacggttaaTATGTGGCGCTAAGGTGGCGTAAAACATAATAATTTAGTGAAATATCTTAACCCTAGAACCACAAGGTGGAATTTGCGGAACGTTAGCAACAAGGTGGCGTCATATAAAACCGATAAACTCACTCTTTATGTTTCAATCTCTGCTATTTATAAGTTTAGTTGTTACGGTAAAAAGTGTGTTTAATAGGTATTAATTAACATTAGATACTGAAATTTATTAAcaccaaaattataacaattattattagaaaattttaaaattttccgTATTCGTAACTTAAACTATAAAACTAAGGAAAACATTGGGTCACCAAACTTTTTTATCAAAAAGTATGTTAAAactggtaaaataaaaaaaatgatagaatttttacaaaaaaaagtcaTTTACAATCTACACAAATGCTAAGGCGATATTCGGCGCATACCCTTTTATGGCAATGTTCACATTTATTTCGAGCCTTTCTGTTCTTTTTTCGGGAACAGACGTCACATCGGCATAATAAATCATTTATCTTTTGAGCAGTTTCTTGTTCTTCTTCGCAATTTAGAAATTTACGAATATTATTCCTAGTTTCTCTTGGGAGGCGTGTATTGGTCATTCTTTGTTTCAAATAATCTTCTACAAGGGAATATGATAAATCTTTCAGAAAAGCGGAccgtttctgtaattttgttttGCAGTTACATTTGTATATCACATAGGAATTGAATCCAGCAGGATCAATCATAGCAAACAAAATTCGAAGTGGCCACCTGCGAATTTTTCTCAAGACTGTCGTTAGATGACAAAGTTGATCAAAAGTATCAACGCCGCCTTTTGTTTCATTGTAGAACAAAATTATTTCAGGCTTCTTTGTTTTTTCGTCAATATCTGCTATCGTGTGCATAGTTGATAACAATACAACAGTCTTGTTTTTCTTAGGCACGTAAGAAACTAACGTTCTGTTTTCGTCAAAAACAAGCCAAGATGAATCAATATGTTTTCCGTTTGTTTCCACTAACTGCTTTGGAGtatcaggtttatttttttttattgttcctACCAGCGGTAAATTCTTTGCCAGTAATTTTTCTGCGGCTTCATACGAGGTAAACCAATTGTATATAGTGCAATTTCTATTGAACATTGACTTTTGCTTTCCTCCTTTCCAATATAAGGTTGAGCAGAGCACATATAATATGTTTTCGCATCACACAAtcatattatgtattaatatcctatatctggAATATATTATGCTGTTACCCAATGCTTCCTGAATAGCCCATAATTATATGCTGTCAAAAGTTTtttcgtagtctataaatgctacaCAGATTGGTAATTTGTGTTCGTTAAATTTTTCTACTAGAActtttagtgtgtgaagatggtcacacgtgttgaacccttttctaaaaccggcttactctactggttgatatacatctaAATTTGTTGAcaatttatttgtaattatttttgtgaatgttttatacaGT from the Diabrotica undecimpunctata isolate CICGRU chromosome 1, icDiaUnde3, whole genome shotgun sequence genome contains:
- the LOC140435827 gene encoding E3 SUMO-protein ligase ZBED1-like; the protein is MPLPRRKVSDMWEHFDEVNSKGVAKCKYCSSIIKTTGGSMGNLKRHLGRKHPTVNLLIERKSSVVVQEIRDDIQDEIIAESTEEMPGPSNPVKKPIKKDTQSKLEEYVSKPISSKKSRSFDIQLLRMVVKEYQPFSLVDDVEFKKFVSMLNPGYSLPTRKTLSNNLLSQLYQSELEKVKQKLKNINAVCLTTDTWTSSTTESYLSVTAHFFENNLQLTSVLLECIKMEDRHTGENYSRHLKEIVGNYGLEDNVAACTTDNAANVTLAVKLCNWQHIPCFAHTLNLIVKNAVTEISETVDKVKSIVTYFKKSTVATSQLQVFQEQMDLPKLKLKQEVCTRWNSLYEMFSRIFEIKNAVISALAVLGTDYTLSADDWYTIEKVIAILKIYLDVTTEISAEKYVTISKIIPIVKMMRKKMNSLSVDNESEQIKQMILKLKSGLNERFKNIEDNEIYCQSTILDPRFKKYGFVDEVKFKRACEIMKKKLQSFRISDEIDNQNQIPSTSQNSQPIVANKDFWDDFDEEVKTVCAYDYNPQAAAIIELDRYLKEPLLLRTMDPLKWWNERSNIYPRLFHLVKRRLCLVATSVPSERIFSKSGYVITERRNRITSKKVREIMFLNHNL